A genomic region of Phragmites australis chromosome 2, lpPhrAust1.1, whole genome shotgun sequence contains the following coding sequences:
- the LOC133909412 gene encoding uncharacterized protein LOC133909412, translated as MQAAAGSSALRGGFGLGAGVVPESLPFEDCDSNRNHMHIYKMQAAKLEPNHMPAWYAIAVHRIRDTVRSQCSGDQLLWASNETATVLKEGDPSAVDAPIAWAGLVMAHRAQHEIAAAYDTEHINLNDAEERALYTLKQMMKLLIN; from the exons ATGCAGGCCGCTGCCGGATCTAGCGCGCTAAGGGGAGGTTTTGGGCTTGGGGCTGGAGTTGTCCCCGAGTCGCTGCCTTTTGAAGATTGTGACAGTAACAGAAATCATATGCATATTTATAAAATGCAG GCAGCAAAATTGGAACCCAATCATATGCCTGCTTGGTATGCTATTGCAGTTCACCGTATCAGAGATACTGTAAGGTCACAGTGTTCTGGTGATCAACTTCTCTGGGCTTCAAATGAAACGGCAACAGTTCTGAAAGAAGGAGATCCTTCAGCAGTTGATGCCCCAATTGCATGGGCTGGGTTGGTAATGGCTCACAGAGCACAACATGAAATTGCAGCTGCTTATGATACCGAACATATCAATCTTAATGATGCAGAAGAGCGAGCTCTTTATACACTAAAACAGATGATGAAACTATTAATAAACTGA
- the LOC133910204 gene encoding BAG family molecular chaperone regulator 2-like yields MVKIPSPRSLFRSRSRSTSSGGADICAMVAEHEKIEWEVRPGGMLVQKRRSPEEDAAAVEAILVRVSTGWQWHDVSIDATATFGDLKVMLSLATGLWPREQRLLYRGKERDDCEHLHMVGVQDKDKVLLLEDPAVKERKLRSTTLAQLMGVPCHSFIQV; encoded by the exons ATGGTGAAGATTCCGAGCCCGAGGAGTCTGTTCCGGAGCCGCTCCAGGAGCAccagcagcggcggcgcggaCATCTGCGCCATGGTCGCCGAGCACGAGAAGATCGAATGGGAGGTGCGGCCGGGCGGGATGCTGGTGCAGAAGAGGCGGTCGCCGGAGGAGGACGCGGCGGCAGTGGAGGCCATCCTGGTGAGGGTCTCCACCGGGTGGCAGTGGCACGACGTCTCCATCGACGCCACGGCAACCTTCG GCGACCTGAAGGTGATGCTGTCACTAGCGACCGGCCTGTGGCCCAGAGAGCAGAGGCTGCTGTACagggggaaggagagggacGACTGCGAGCACCTGCACATGGTGGGCGTCCAGGACAAGGACAAGGTGCTGCTCCTGGAAGACCCAGCCGTCAAGGAGAGGAAGCTCAGGTCGACCACCTTGGCGCAGCTCATGGGGGTGCCCTGCCACTCCTTCATCCAAGTGTAG
- the LOC133909410 gene encoding vacuolar protein sorting-associated protein 53 A-like encodes MDRSSALEYINQMFPTEASLSGVEPLMQKIQSEIRRVDASILAAVRQQSNSGTKAKEELAAATSAVQELMHKIHEIKTKAEQSETMVQEICRDIKKLDCAKRHITTTITALHRLTMLVSAVEQLQVMASKRQYKEAAAQLEAVNQLCSHFEAYRDVPKITELREKFRNIKKILKSHAFSDFSSLGTGKEAEDAMLLQQLSNACLVVDALEPSVREELVKNFCSKELTSYRQIFEGAELAKLDKTERRYAWIKRRLRSNEDTWKIFPPSWHVDYLLCIQFCKITRAQLVDILNSLKEKPDVATLLLAFQRTLEFEEELAEKFSGGTTAAQNKESGSDDEDEGGEHNKIVSDIRKKYEKKLAVPNDEAEQDKEKQKDLSFPGAGFNFHGIVSSCFEPYMSVYIELEEKSLVDQLDKLAQEERWEIEEGSQTNILSSSMQVFLVIRKSLKRCSALTKNQTLFNLFQVFQRILKAYAAKLYARLPKGGTGIVAAATGTDGQIRTSDRDERMICYIVNTAEYCHQTSGELAENVAKMINPQFADKVDMSEVQDEFSAVITKALMTLVHGLETKFDAEMVAMTRVPWVTLESVGDQSEYVNGISSILSSSIPVLGSLLSPTYFQYFLDKLAASLGPRFYLNIYKCKHISETGAQQMLLDTQAVKTILLDIPALGKQSTVAASYSKFVNREMSKAEALLKVILSPVDSVANTYRALLPEGTPLEFQRILDLKGLKKADQQAILEDFNKHAPAIIHPTVTPTVVPPVAAASVAIAPVSTPAISITPSMAAFSGALANREDVLARAAALGRGAATTGFKRFLALTEAAKDRKDGPFRKLFNA; translated from the exons ATGGACAGGTCCAGCGCCCTCGAGTACATCAATCAGATGTTCCCCACTG AGGCGTCGTTGTCGGGCGTCGAGCCGTTGATGCAGAAGATACAGAGCGAGATTCGACGAGTGGACGCCAGCATCCTCGCCGCCGTCCGCCAGCAG AGCAACTCGGGAACCAAGGCCAAGGAAGAACTTGCTGCAGCGACAAGTGCTGTTCAG GAACTAATGCACAAGATTCATGAGATAAAAACAAAGGCTGAACAAAGTGAAACAATGGTTCAAGAAATCTGTCGTGACATAAAAAAGCTGGATTGCGCCAAGAGGCATATAACAACTACAATAACTGCTCTTCACCGTCTTACTATGCTTG TTTCTGCTGTCGAGCAACTTCAGGTTATGGCATCAAAACGGCAGTATAAAGAAGCAGCTGCACAGCTAGAG GCAGTAAACCAGTTATGCAGTCATTTTGAAGCCTATAGGGATGTGCCTAAGATAACTGAGCTCAGAGAGAAATTCAGGAACATCAAGAAAATCCTCAAATCCCATGCATTTTCAGATTTTTCAAG TTTAGGAACTGGGAAGGAAGCAGAAGATGCCATGCTATTGCAGCAACTATCTAATGCTTGTTTGGTGGTTGATGCATTGGAACCATCTGTAAGGGAAGAACTGGTAAAGAATTTTTGCAGCAAGGAACTCACCTCATATAGGCAGATTTTTGAAGGAGCAG aacttGCCAAGTTAGACAAGACTGAAAGGAGATATGCATGGATTAAACGTCGATTACGGTCAAATGAAGACACCTGGAAAATATTTCCACCTTCCTGGCATGTTGACTATTTGTTGTGTATCCAGTTCTGTAAGATTACAAG GGCCCAGCTTGTCGATATCCTCAACAGTCTCAAAGAAAAACCAGATGTTGCAACTTTGTTATTG GCATTCCAGAGGACCCTTGAATTTGAGGAAGAACTGGCAGAGAAATTCAGTGGTGGAACTACTGCTGCTCAAAATAAAGAGTCAGGGAGTGACGATGAAGATGAGGGTGGAGAACACAATAAAATTGTTTCAGACATACGGAAGAAATATGAGAAGAAACTGGCAGTGCCCAATGATGAAGCTGAACAA GACAAAGAAAAGCAGAAAGATTTGTCATTTCCTGGTGCTGGG TTTAACTTCCATGGAATCGTATCTTCTTGTTTTGAACCATATATGTCTGTGTACATAGAACTCGAGGAGAAATCTTTAGTGGACCAATTAGATAAACTTGCCCAG GAAGAAAGATGGGAAATAGAGGAAGGAAGTCAGACAAACATTCTATCAAGCAGCATGCAG GTGTTCTTGGTAATTAGGAAAAGCTTAAAGAGATGCAGCGCATTAACAAAGAACCAAACTTTATTCAACTTGTTTCAG GTGTTTCAAAGAATACTTAAAGCCTATGCAGCTAAGTTATATGCCCGGTTACCAAAAGGTGGTACTGGTATTGTTGCAGCTGCTACTGGTACTGATGGACAGATCAGG ACCTCAGACAGGGATGAGAGGATGATATGCTACATTGTCAATACTGCAGAATATTGTCACCAGACA TCCGGTGAGTTAGCTGAAAATGTCGCTAAGATGATTAACCCTCAGTTTGCTGATAAGGTGGACATGTCTGAAGTTCAG GATGAATTCTCAGCCGTGATCACAAAAGCATTGATGACGCTTGTACATGGGCTTGAAACCAAATTTGATGCTGAAATGGTTGCAATGACTCGTGTTCCATGGGTCACCCTTGAAAGCGTCGGCGATCAATCAGA ATATGTGAATGGTATCAGCTCTATTCTGTCCAGCAGTATTCCTGTGCTCGGTAGCCTGCTTTCACCTACCTACTTCCAGTATTTCCTGGATAAA CTTGCCGCTTCTCTTGGGCCTCGGTTTTATCTCAATATATACAAGTGCAAGCATATATCAGAAACTGGTGCACAGCAG ATGCTTTTGGACACTCAAGCAGTTAAAACTATTCTCCTGGACATACCAGCTCTTGGAAAACAG AGTACAGTTGCTGCTAGCTACTCAAAGTTTGTGAATCGGGAAATGAGTAAAGCTGAAGCACTCCTTAAG GTTATTTTGTCACCAGTTGATTCTGTTGCTAATACATACCGTGCTCTCCTTCCGGAAGGCACGCCTCTTGAATTTCAGCGGATACTTGACCTCAAG GGCTTGAAGAAAGCAGATCAGCAAGCTATCCTGGAGGACTTCAACAAGCACGCCCCTGCCATCATACACCCGACCGTGACTCCGACGGTCGTGCCACCAGTCGCCGCTGCATCTGTCGCGATTGCACCGGTCTCAACTCCGGCCATTTCAATTACACCAAGCATGGCTGCCTTTTCGGGAGCCCTGGCTAACCGAGAGGACGTGCTTGCCCGAGCTGCAGCGCTTGGGCGGGGAGCAGCAACGACCGGGTTCAAGAGGTTCCTTGCATTGACGGAGGCGGCCAAAGATCGAAAGGACGGGCCGTTCCGCAAGCTCTTCAACGCGTAA